The proteins below come from a single Candidatus Eremiobacterota bacterium genomic window:
- a CDS encoding S8 family serine peptidase, translating into MPDRLKGGYGMLIRNMLAHIGYGRELEKKSPPAVEKDAEREKSLRAEPQDTLETSAELERGQGGGVPSADSVKAYMTALKAAYCMKEAAAQRTEMAAPQGRPLSNEEKKVIAMTESKESDSEELKALKRDYRAAYLDAGKELGSAQEDAKQGNCVREDGSRQEVTRLENGTTQVKITAKDGSEKMVQFNPEFPGSVLITRKEPPHSDESGNKVPGKESQVLRRGSILTTGPGQHGSVTGKGDTVVYRPDAIGNPERIEYLNNEGTRNPFAMRYSHVEGRDGRFVKEELCQEKMPEEEKKKSLLEAEKGDEIPHIRRNIHQNGDYRDPSGRRLDGTGQTVAVLEADCDDFSGRLGSHAQMVMDTMNSEGTGVAPGAKGAAFEHRSDDNSSLLPGFSSSRRPPETMAIPDNKEALTKELDKAMRFDKRIVPDLERILDAQKKGAGISVLDMSFGEGPNRLMDQVLSLLNVSDPSNNERYARPELRKAILGESANNLPTREALEKDPAGVYRKERLAEEMTKVAAFVRGRMEGPGSGFQQALGEYRKAVSRLAEAGVTIVASAGNDQQKAPKGSSCIEEGLPPWDSVCPGASLSYFGWSPDVITVAATDSRATAGKYGDDTVSDFSSHGEGQGGWNPTVAAPGVNVKTNIKGETTEGTSFSAPYVAGIVALMKQADPALSNAEVIDILKKTAIDIAPGISADGAGEVDPEAAVREALRRAGRLPQAAGGR; encoded by the coding sequence GTGCCCGATAGATTGAAAGGGGGCTACGGCATGCTTATCAGGAACATGCTCGCACATATCGGCTATGGCAGGGAGCTGGAGAAGAAAAGCCCGCCTGCGGTGGAAAAGGACGCTGAAAGAGAAAAGAGCCTTAGAGCGGAGCCTCAGGACACACTGGAGACGTCAGCGGAGCTTGAACGCGGCCAGGGCGGAGGCGTGCCTTCGGCTGATTCAGTGAAAGCCTATATGACTGCGTTGAAAGCCGCTTACTGCATGAAGGAAGCCGCGGCGCAGCGGACGGAAATGGCTGCCCCTCAGGGCAGGCCCCTTTCCAATGAAGAGAAGAAAGTCATAGCGATGACGGAGTCGAAGGAAAGTGATTCCGAAGAGCTCAAGGCGCTCAAGAGGGACTACAGGGCTGCTTATCTTGATGCAGGCAAAGAGCTCGGCTCCGCACAGGAAGATGCAAAACAGGGAAACTGCGTGAGGGAAGACGGGTCGCGGCAGGAGGTCACCCGGCTTGAGAACGGCACTACCCAGGTGAAGATTACCGCAAAGGACGGGAGCGAGAAGATGGTGCAGTTCAACCCTGAATTTCCCGGGAGCGTGCTCATCACCAGAAAAGAGCCTCCCCATAGTGATGAATCGGGAAACAAGGTGCCTGGAAAGGAATCCCAGGTCCTGCGGAGGGGATCGATACTCACCACGGGCCCCGGTCAACATGGCTCCGTAACGGGGAAAGGTGACACTGTGGTTTACAGGCCTGATGCCATTGGGAATCCCGAGAGGATCGAGTACCTCAATAATGAGGGAACCAGAAATCCCTTCGCCATGCGATATTCCCATGTGGAGGGCAGAGACGGCAGGTTTGTGAAGGAAGAGCTCTGCCAGGAGAAAATGCCTGAAGAGGAGAAGAAAAAGAGCCTGCTGGAGGCAGAGAAGGGCGACGAGATCCCCCATATCCGCAGGAATATACACCAGAACGGCGACTACCGCGACCCGTCGGGAAGAAGGCTCGACGGCACGGGCCAGACTGTCGCAGTGCTTGAGGCAGACTGTGATGATTTCTCAGGGCGTCTCGGCTCCCATGCGCAGATGGTCATGGACACCATGAACTCGGAAGGGACAGGCGTCGCTCCCGGTGCAAAGGGGGCAGCCTTTGAGCACAGGTCTGACGATAATTCGTCACTGCTGCCGGGATTCAGCTCGTCGCGCAGGCCTCCCGAAACCATGGCGATCCCCGACAATAAAGAAGCCTTGACCAAAGAGCTGGATAAGGCCATGCGCTTTGATAAACGCATCGTCCCCGACCTGGAGAGAATCCTTGATGCGCAGAAAAAAGGCGCCGGGATAAGTGTCCTTGACATGTCATTTGGAGAAGGACCCAACAGGTTAATGGACCAGGTGCTGAGCCTTCTCAACGTGAGCGATCCTTCCAATAATGAGCGCTATGCCCGCCCGGAGCTCAGAAAAGCCATCCTCGGCGAAAGCGCCAATAATCTTCCCACCAGGGAAGCTCTTGAAAAAGACCCCGCAGGCGTCTACCGGAAAGAAAGGCTTGCCGAAGAGATGACAAAGGTGGCCGCCTTTGTCAGGGGGCGCATGGAAGGGCCCGGGAGCGGCTTCCAGCAGGCTCTCGGTGAATACCGCAAGGCCGTATCACGACTTGCTGAAGCCGGTGTCACCATAGTGGCGTCGGCAGGCAATGATCAGCAGAAAGCTCCCAAAGGCTCTTCCTGTATCGAGGAGGGCCTGCCCCCGTGGGATTCAGTATGTCCCGGCGCTTCCCTGAGCTATTTCGGCTGGAGCCCCGACGTGATAACCGTTGCCGCCACAGACAGCCGGGCCACGGCGGGCAAATATGGCGATGACACGGTTTCGGATTTTTCCTCACATGGTGAGGGCCAGGGCGGCTGGAATCCTACCGTCGCGGCACCGGGAGTAAACGTGAAAACGAATATCAAGGGAGAAACCACCGAGGGGACTTCTTTCTCCGCTCCCTATGTGGCGGGTATCGTGGCCCTCATGAAACAGGCCGATCCCGCTCTTTCAAACGCCGAGGTGATAGATATTCTGAAAAAGACGGCAATAGATATCGCTCCAGGAATATCCGCCGACGGCGCAGGCGAGGTGGATCCTGAAGCGGCGGTAAGAGAAGCCCTCAGAAGAGCGGGGAGGCTGCCGCAGGCGGCAGGAGGCCGGTAA
- a CDS encoding protein kinase codes for MERRFNPPARPKVLPKISPLYLFAFMMFFTYGITISLYMLYAVIFIVQTWFSPGPYSAGIAGLGIFLFIIPVFSLIAYFSFDTAMKARKEDRSIVQFAFVSLIVLFILGVLINGFSRSSFNPLLLLAHSILCILLYLDRKCFLQGACAGTVEKAAHKDPATARAGEILNNRYMIEAVVGQGAAGTAFRVRDMSFPRETVHWVVKEIDLAGFGLAEKHESEALFEREKSFLLALNHPSIPKAVDFFTEGGRPHIVMEYVSGKTLSDLVREEGRPLEAGRVIDLGEGLLEILSYLHTREQAPLIYRDLKPDNVLVSEKGKLKLIDFGIARHVDPSKEKDTFIYGTPGFSPPEQYGTGQTDERSDIYAWGATLYYLLTLEDPQQFYFKFPPLRTLNRQVPRKLERILMKCLEKNPSSRYRTTEEVKRELLEARELLQGPAQHPDAWQAVFVGAAIYLKLATPAYFTGPTEPVLFLKWAAIIALVTALSRSLLQILQIKISIRDLIRNYFAALHQKLSPVKLSRS; via the coding sequence ATGGAAAGAAGATTCAACCCGCCGGCAAGACCAAAAGTGCTGCCTAAAATCAGTCCTCTCTACCTCTTTGCTTTCATGATGTTCTTCACTTATGGAATCACCATTTCTCTGTATATGCTGTACGCCGTGATTTTCATTGTCCAGACATGGTTCTCACCTGGCCCCTATTCTGCCGGAATCGCCGGGCTCGGGATTTTTTTATTCATCATCCCGGTTTTCTCACTGATCGCGTACTTTTCATTTGACACCGCCATGAAGGCAAGGAAAGAAGACCGCAGCATTGTTCAATTCGCGTTCGTTTCTTTGATAGTGCTTTTCATTCTGGGAGTGCTGATTAACGGTTTTTCACGAAGCTCCTTCAATCCCCTTTTACTGCTGGCACACAGTATCCTGTGCATCCTTCTCTACCTGGATCGGAAGTGCTTCCTGCAGGGTGCCTGTGCAGGCACTGTCGAAAAGGCGGCTCATAAAGATCCCGCCACCGCCAGGGCGGGAGAGATCCTCAACAACCGCTATATGATAGAGGCAGTGGTGGGACAGGGAGCCGCCGGCACCGCGTTCCGGGTGAGGGATATGAGCTTTCCCCGCGAGACAGTGCACTGGGTGGTCAAGGAAATTGACCTCGCAGGATTTGGCCTTGCGGAAAAGCATGAATCAGAGGCACTCTTCGAGCGTGAAAAGTCTTTTCTCCTGGCACTGAATCATCCCTCCATCCCCAAGGCTGTTGACTTTTTCACCGAGGGAGGGCGGCCTCATATAGTGATGGAATATGTTTCAGGGAAGACGCTTTCCGACCTCGTGCGGGAAGAGGGCAGACCCCTGGAGGCGGGCCGGGTAATCGATCTGGGGGAAGGACTTCTGGAGATCCTTTCATACCTGCATACCAGGGAACAGGCGCCCCTCATTTACAGGGATCTGAAGCCCGACAACGTGCTTGTCTCCGAAAAAGGAAAACTGAAGCTCATCGATTTCGGCATCGCCCGCCACGTGGACCCCTCAAAGGAGAAAGACACCTTTATTTACGGCACGCCGGGATTTTCCCCCCCCGAGCAGTACGGCACAGGGCAGACCGATGAGCGCTCCGATATTTATGCCTGGGGAGCGACCCTCTATTACCTCCTCACCCTGGAAGACCCCCAGCAGTTCTATTTCAAATTTCCTCCCCTGCGGACACTCAACAGGCAGGTGCCACGGAAGCTCGAGCGTATCCTGATGAAATGCCTTGAGAAAAATCCCTCCTCCAGGTACCGTACCACGGAAGAGGTAAAGCGGGAGCTTCTGGAGGCCAGAGAGCTTCTCCAGGGACCGGCGCAGCACCCTGACGCCTGGCAGGCAGTCTTTGTCGGTGCAGCGATATATTTGAAGCTGGCAACACCTGCGTATTTCACCGGGCCCACGGAGCCTGTGCTCTTTCTCAAGTGGGCTGCCATAATTGCTCTTGTGACGGCACTCTCTCGATCTCTCCTGCAGATTCTGCAGATAAAGATATCTATCCGGGACCTCATAAGGAATTATTTTGCCGCACTGCACCAGAAGCTTTCTCCCGTCAAGCTTTCAAGGTCATAG
- a CDS encoding PilZ domain-containing protein codes for MSTMNFEDGQDAAGMQAEEFSRSIREVEKSLDELTEKEDWDYTERRKEDRKKIILNKTFLAEIHADRVIKGYIYVIDISNQGLKVITDIDLPDDRPFLMKLFIPEPVELTSEVIWQKKVLGYMNAVGLRVIVQEKLTRENIEQFMTKYSIDTSQKIIHPNRQLSFQCKKDGRWESFYAFLLTISLEGMEITTDYLLPSGEALILRCDLEAGRPPLEEKVTYEFRGDLPTGRDKGWFGFTELSEQNRLRLLEFMNRFLQVKTAPGAKAAPRVTPVLEDFTIDF; via the coding sequence ATGAGTACAATGAATTTCGAAGATGGTCAGGATGCTGCCGGCATGCAGGCGGAAGAATTCTCCAGGAGCATCAGGGAAGTTGAGAAAAGCCTGGATGAGCTGACGGAGAAGGAAGACTGGGACTACACGGAGCGGAGAAAAGAAGACAGGAAAAAGATTATTCTCAATAAGACCTTTTTAGCGGAGATCCACGCGGACAGGGTGATAAAAGGCTATATTTATGTGATAGATATAAGCAATCAGGGGCTGAAAGTCATCACTGACATTGATTTGCCTGATGACAGGCCCTTTTTGATGAAGCTTTTCATTCCTGAGCCTGTTGAGCTCACCTCCGAAGTGATATGGCAGAAGAAGGTCCTCGGTTATATGAACGCGGTGGGACTGCGGGTCATTGTGCAGGAGAAGCTGACCCGGGAGAATATTGAGCAGTTCATGACGAAATACTCCATAGACACCTCTCAGAAGATAATCCACCCGAACAGGCAGCTCAGTTTCCAGTGCAAGAAAGATGGCAGATGGGAGAGCTTTTATGCCTTCCTGCTGACAATAAGTCTTGAGGGGATGGAGATTACCACGGATTACCTTCTTCCCTCCGGCGAGGCATTGATCCTGCGGTGTGACCTTGAGGCCGGCAGGCCCCCTCTGGAAGAAAAGGTGACCTATGAGTTCCGGGGGGATCTTCCCACGGGCCGCGACAAGGGATGGTTCGGATTCACGGAGCTTTCCGAGCAGAACAGGCTTCGTCTTTTAGAGTTCATGAACCGGTTCCTCCAGGTCAAAACTGCTCCCGGAGCCAAGGCTGCTCCCCGAGTCACCCCTGTCCTGGAAGACTTTACGATTGATTTCTAG
- a CDS encoding prepilin-type N-terminal cleavage/methylation domain-containing protein, whose amino-acid sequence MWSSLITRRRQRAFTLAEIMVSLLFLSIALLGLVSSQIYSLRASGGNRGRHYASLLAGRIMNEKKEVAKTDFSKALQQDTTPVAGEEGYSYRVIEELKSSDFKKITVTVYWREDSLVCEYSLWTYFYKGTDISS is encoded by the coding sequence ATGTGGTCGTCTCTCATTACTAGGAGAAGACAAAGGGCATTCACGCTTGCAGAGATTATGGTGTCCCTTCTCTTTCTCTCCATTGCGCTCCTCGGCCTGGTGAGCTCGCAGATCTATTCCCTCAGGGCATCAGGCGGAAACAGGGGGCGCCACTACGCGAGCCTTCTGGCCGGGCGCATCATGAACGAGAAGAAAGAGGTCGCGAAGACGGACTTTTCAAAAGCGCTGCAGCAGGATACAACGCCCGTCGCAGGCGAGGAAGGCTATTCGTACAGGGTGATCGAAGAATTGAAATCATCGGATTTCAAGAAGATCACCGTCACTGTTTACTGGCGGGAAGACAGCCTGGTCTGCGAGTACTCGCTCTGGACCTATTTCTATAAAGGCACCGATATCTCATCGTAA
- a CDS encoding ankyrin repeat domain-containing protein, producing MFEAVSWYNQGMAEEYGMLEEGEILRKRYMIAGVLGQGAYGVVYLVDDITAHSTQWALKEVREGSLESGERTEAVERFEREARILRALNHTGIPKVIDSFSMGPCHYIVMEHIEGKTLAALSKETPLDEEAAVSIALKICNILEYLHCQDPKPIIFRDLKPDNIMVTPRGRVILVDFGIARFFNPQKEKDTALLGTPGFSAPEQYGTAQSSPRSDIYALGATVYHLLTGEDLAHFAFKIPPVRSINKNVSPALENILCQCLELDPAKRPQSMEELRNALRSLNEPPDALTVSSSPASPSPAVPVTPYSPSMKNVKKVIGVIFIMYVLSRLFASFNPQSPPPDFFSAVVKGDVQEVRQILASNASLVNTKDKNGNLPLHCAVHRNNLEMTKLLLQHRANVNATITGQGIFPLYIASYYGYKDIVEALISSGADINKETADGDTALMGASDQGREEVAALLITRGADISAENKGGSDALCMAIRNRHWDIADLLISKGAEVDKANRNGAPPIVVASVMNNPEGVSYLLSHGARIDARESRKKSTALMQATWCGHIDVVKLLLEKGADPQAQDHRGATALHVAGWKDWGKIADVLIEKGAKVNQKAHDGWTPLHSASSCGSLEVIKVLIARKAEVNARDNAGETPLAVAEGGGKKEAADYLRKAGGKK from the coding sequence ATGTTCGAGGCAGTTTCATGGTATAATCAAGGCATGGCTGAAGAATATGGCATGCTTGAAGAAGGTGAAATCCTGAGGAAACGCTATATGATAGCGGGTGTCCTCGGGCAGGGCGCTTATGGCGTGGTATACCTTGTGGATGACATCACGGCACACTCCACTCAGTGGGCGCTCAAAGAAGTGCGGGAAGGAAGCCTTGAGAGCGGAGAGCGCACTGAAGCCGTTGAGCGCTTTGAGCGGGAAGCCCGGATTCTCCGGGCATTAAACCATACCGGCATACCCAAGGTCATAGACTCGTTCTCCATGGGACCATGCCACTATATTGTCATGGAGCACATTGAGGGAAAGACTCTGGCAGCATTGAGCAAGGAGACGCCCCTCGATGAAGAAGCAGCGGTAAGCATAGCTTTAAAGATATGCAATATTCTGGAATACCTCCACTGCCAGGACCCAAAACCCATTATCTTCAGGGATCTGAAGCCTGACAACATCATGGTGACCCCCAGGGGAAGAGTGATTCTCGTTGATTTTGGAATTGCACGGTTCTTTAATCCTCAGAAGGAAAAAGACACCGCCCTGCTCGGGACACCCGGCTTTTCTGCCCCTGAGCAATACGGCACCGCTCAATCAAGTCCAAGAAGCGATATCTATGCCCTGGGAGCTACGGTATATCATCTCCTCACAGGTGAGGACCTCGCACATTTCGCCTTCAAGATACCCCCTGTGAGATCAATCAATAAAAATGTCTCGCCGGCGCTTGAAAATATACTTTGCCAATGCCTTGAGCTCGATCCCGCGAAAAGGCCTCAGAGCATGGAAGAGTTGAGAAACGCATTGAGAAGCCTCAATGAGCCTCCAGATGCTCTCACCGTGTCGTCTTCACCGGCCTCTCCTTCGCCGGCGGTGCCCGTCACGCCATATTCACCATCCATGAAAAACGTCAAAAAAGTGATCGGCGTTATTTTTATTATGTATGTGCTGAGCAGGTTATTCGCGTCCTTCAACCCGCAGTCGCCTCCTCCCGATTTTTTCTCCGCGGTAGTGAAAGGAGACGTGCAGGAAGTCAGGCAAATCCTCGCCTCGAATGCTTCCCTGGTGAATACGAAAGACAAAAATGGAAATCTGCCGCTTCACTGCGCAGTGCACAGAAACAACCTTGAAATGACCAAACTTCTGCTGCAGCACAGAGCCAATGTCAATGCAACAATCACCGGGCAGGGTATTTTTCCCCTGTATATTGCTTCTTATTACGGGTATAAAGACATTGTCGAGGCGCTCATTTCCTCCGGAGCCGATATCAACAAGGAAACTGCAGACGGCGATACCGCGCTTATGGGCGCATCCGACCAGGGGCGTGAGGAGGTAGCTGCGCTTCTTATCACGAGGGGAGCCGATATCTCTGCGGAGAATAAAGGCGGCAGTGATGCTCTATGCATGGCAATAAGAAACAGGCACTGGGATATTGCAGATCTCCTGATATCAAAGGGCGCTGAGGTAGACAAGGCAAATAGGAATGGTGCTCCGCCCATTGTAGTTGCCTCTGTGATGAACAACCCTGAAGGAGTCTCATATCTTCTCTCCCACGGAGCCCGGATTGACGCGCGGGAGTCCCGCAAGAAATCAACGGCACTGATGCAGGCCACATGGTGCGGCCATATTGACGTGGTGAAGCTTCTTCTTGAAAAAGGCGCCGATCCTCAGGCCCAGGACCATAGAGGAGCGACGGCGCTTCACGTGGCAGGATGGAAAGACTGGGGCAAAATTGCGGATGTGCTCATCGAGAAGGGCGCGAAGGTAAATCAAAAGGCACATGATGGCTGGACTCCCCTCCATTCAGCATCCTCCTGCGGTTCTCTGGAGGTCATAAAGGTGCTTATTGCCCGCAAGGCCGAGGTAAATGCCCGTGATAATGCGGGGGAAACTCCCCTCGCGGTCGCAGAAGGCGGGGGAAAAAAAGAGGCTGCCGATTACCTGAGAAAGGCGGGAGGAAAAAAATAA
- a CDS encoding type II secretion system F family protein, producing the protein MNAEEVKAKLKALKQISFLRGDTLDELVRGAGIVAYPAGSAISEGADGRSFVFLVSGRVSLWVEYRGIEVKTTILEAPDYFGALMLVAPSERKLSIRAEDDATLCVCGRDAFFHHLYSVPDVRKDILKRIEEQRRRTESILKGKSRHDGPSGRKDDPALPGHKGQTRASSGGAQEKHQHKSGIKRGAGLKKSPEGPLPLRSAIIFTLQFAILLKAGIPAIAALNTIASTSDRRLSSLTRDILLLVEQGHSLSEALSKKRGTFSPLMINMVKMSEHTGRLAESMSELSSYLSREEQKRAQMTQALVYPMCILAFSLLMVAFLVFYMLPNFMVAFAGSGAETPRATALLMQLMHDRRPFIYGTIFIAAAAMLVVPYFRTPVGRACGQMLLYEAPLLKGLFLYPLLTRFSRSLAMLLSGSSTLVSALQVLGSDSTGYYRLDEAIDQMVYVLKNQGSTLTEAMAESGFFPRIMGTMIAAGEESGEVVAMLVQYADLQDVQNELAVSDFMKVLEPLMLLFMGFVVGFIVLAAFLPIFQLVRAV; encoded by the coding sequence ATGAATGCAGAAGAGGTAAAGGCGAAGCTCAAGGCGCTGAAGCAGATCTCCTTTCTACGGGGCGACACTCTCGATGAGCTTGTAAGAGGTGCCGGAATTGTTGCATATCCCGCAGGCAGCGCGATCAGTGAGGGAGCAGATGGCAGGAGCTTTGTATTCCTGGTTTCAGGAAGGGTCTCCCTCTGGGTGGAATACCGGGGCATCGAGGTGAAGACCACCATTCTTGAGGCGCCTGACTATTTCGGCGCGTTGATGCTGGTGGCCCCTTCGGAGCGGAAGCTGTCGATAAGGGCCGAGGATGACGCCACGCTGTGCGTGTGCGGCAGAGATGCCTTTTTTCACCATCTCTATTCCGTGCCCGATGTCCGCAAGGATATACTGAAGAGAATTGAAGAGCAGAGAAGAAGAACAGAGTCCATTCTGAAAGGGAAAAGCCGCCATGACGGCCCGTCCGGGAGAAAAGATGACCCTGCACTGCCGGGGCATAAAGGGCAGACAAGGGCTTCATCGGGCGGGGCTCAGGAAAAGCATCAGCATAAATCCGGGATTAAAAGGGGCGCCGGCCTGAAAAAGAGCCCGGAAGGGCCGCTTCCGCTGCGCTCGGCGATCATCTTCACCCTGCAGTTCGCCATCCTGCTGAAAGCAGGAATTCCCGCCATTGCCGCGCTGAATACCATAGCTTCCACCTCGGACAGACGTCTCAGCTCTTTAACCCGTGACATTTTGCTGCTCGTTGAGCAGGGCCACTCCCTTTCAGAAGCTCTGTCAAAAAAACGCGGGACCTTCAGCCCGCTTATGATCAATATGGTGAAGATGAGTGAGCATACGGGACGGCTGGCAGAGTCGATGTCGGAATTATCATCGTATCTCTCGCGGGAAGAGCAGAAACGGGCACAGATGACACAGGCTCTTGTCTATCCGATGTGCATCCTTGCTTTTTCGCTCCTCATGGTGGCATTTCTTGTCTTTTACATGCTTCCGAACTTCATGGTCGCCTTTGCAGGCAGCGGTGCTGAAACTCCCCGGGCGACGGCACTTCTGATGCAGCTCATGCATGACAGAAGGCCTTTCATCTATGGGACAATCTTCATCGCAGCAGCTGCAATGCTCGTGGTGCCGTATTTCAGGACGCCGGTGGGAAGGGCCTGCGGCCAGATGCTGCTCTATGAAGCGCCATTGTTGAAAGGGCTCTTTCTCTATCCGCTCCTGACGAGATTCTCCCGCTCGCTTGCAATGCTTCTCTCGGGAAGCAGCACTCTCGTATCGGCATTACAGGTGCTGGGAAGCGATTCAACGGGCTACTACCGCCTCGACGAAGCAATTGATCAGATGGTATATGTGCTGAAGAACCAGGGCAGCACGCTCACCGAAGCGATGGCCGAGAGCGGGTTCTTCCCCCGCATCATGGGCACCATGATCGCTGCAGGCGAGGAATCAGGCGAAGTGGTGGCAATGCTGGTTCAATACGCCGATCTACAGGATGTGCAGAACGAGCTCGCCGTCAGTGATTTTATGAAAGTCCTCGAGCCCCTCATGCTGTTGTTCATGGGCTTCGTGGTGGGATTTATCGTGCTGGCTGCCTTTCTCCCCATCTTTCAGCTCGTGAGGGCCGTTTAA